GCATTATGGCCAATTTATATCTTTGCATTCTTATATCATTGCATTCTTATATCATGAAAATTCTGATGATATATTGTGTTCAAAATTATTATATCTTTTCATAATATTTATAACTTTATAACTTAATATTTTTGATAATTTATGATATGCTATGTTCAGCAGTATTTCACTCTGCAGTCTGTGTAAGCTGTTCAACTTGTTCAAACAGTAAACTGCAGCTGGTCACCGGCGCCAACCATCTGTAACAACACAGGAGAAGTGGGGAGCAGACAAATGACGCCGGCCTTTTGGCCTCCTCGTCCCCACTGCTCGCCGGCCAAACAGCAACGACGAACCTGAGAAGATTCCACCGCCGCCACTGCCGTCGTGTGGATAGAGTTAGGGATTTCATTTCACGATTTGGGAATTAGGGGAATTAGCATCAGAGGGATATACACTTCTAGGGGTTTTCTGCGACATTTAGTTAAAGTGCAGGGGTTCCTTGTAAAAAGACAGCACACACAGCTCACAGTGCGCCCGCAGCCACTGACGCACCGTAGCCCGTCTTCAAGCTGTGGCCAGTGGAAAAGCAAAAGAACAAGAGGGAGATGGCTTCAGCAGAAACGGGGACTCGCGGGTTATCATCTCGACACTATTTGATCTCGCGTCTTTTGTTTATTTGGGTATTACCGAATGAGCTGACGTCTCTTCACCCTCTTCATACATTAGCATGTCAGACTTTTTTGGGGGAGAGTTCTGGATCGGGGTGCTCAAGCCTCAAGGGGGTCATGGAGTTCAATGTTTCCCGATTCGATGGTTTTTGGTAGCCAGTGTGTTCATTGCAGTGCTTGCAGACATGTATCGATGCAGGCACAACACTCATTTTTATGGCACTTGTGATTAATTAGGTCACCAGACCTCCAGTAATGTGTCACTCATGAATAGCCATAGCCCATAATGCTGACACATACGAACATGAAGTTTCTGCACCCGACTTCATATGCACCCTCGTGAACAATAAAAAACAACTGAAATTTTTGAAGACAAACTTTGAGGAGTTCTGAACATGCGTGCTAAGAAACATTCCAAAAAATGGTACCGTAAAAAAAACTTGATGATCTGAGAAAGAGACTTTTTGGAGTGTCAATTTTGTTTTTTTACGGAAGCATTTTCGGAATGTTGTTTCTTCATGAAATTTAGCATGCATATTCAGAATTCGTCAAAGTTTGtctccaaaaagtttcagacTTTCTTAATTtttaactatttttttattttactgtTTACGAGGGTGCATCTGAGCTCGGGTGCACAAGGGTACTTTCAGTATTAATCTGCATTGATTGCAAATAGGGTGCGAGATTCTCTCACACAAACAAAGAAATGGTCCAAAAGAAAGGAAAACAGTTTTATTCTCCATTAGCTTCGCCCTTTAGAGCATCTCTAATAACACCCTATTTTATGGCCTAACCGTTTTTAGGCTTttgggactaaaaaacagctgccctaccccacaaaaaaaaattgaacTTTTCCCCCTTTCAAATCATGGTACTGTTCATGTCCTCTGAGTCCAGGCACCAAATCGCCGCTCTCTCCAGATTGAATTATCGGTGGAGGAGTAGCTTCCGAGAGAAGATAAGGTTGGGGGAGTGGTAGGAAGCCTGACGTGAGCCACGTGAGGTTGGAGAGGAAAAGATCAGTAGGTTGTTTTTAATCATTTTCCAAAGAAATTTACTTTAGGGCAGCTGTTGAAGATGTACAATTTTTTGGTGCCAAAAAGAAATCACTTTTTGCTGCCCTAAATTTTACTCCAAGCACTTTTCTGTGCTGACTATTTTGTTTGTAGTATGAGACAACAATGTGTATCTGAGATACAATGGGGATGGCAGAAATGAACACATAACTAAACAAGGATTTAGCTTAGGATTCTTTAAGCACATaggctacaattaagtgcaaatGCCTCAGAATATGTAGCAGTCTCGACTTCACAAGGACTaacaagcaaaaagaaaaaacaagcgGGTCCATACTTCATAGAGTGGAGCGACAACAACCAACAAATAGTCTCAACACAAAACCGGAGACGGAGAATATGCATCCTTTTTGTTATCAAAGTACTCATCTCCGAACAAACCATACGGTATAGAGTAGAAAGCTGGTATATAATAACGATCTCTTGGTTCAGACCAACTGTCATTCGACATGCTAcaaaatcaaaaagaaaaaaataatgtTAATATCAATAACTGAATCAGATTAATCAACGAGGGGTCAACTTAATGGGGTCTTAATGTTATCACAAAAAAGTACACGTCTCCGAACAAACCATACTGTAGAGTAGGAAGTTTTTTCTTTTTGAGGGAAAAAAAACGTTGTCTTGGTTTTAAGCTCACAACTCTAGGCCTGTGGGAACATATAGCATTAACAAAAGTATCATAGAAAACCTTATGGGATTTTCAAATTAAGCACTATGGATTTTCGGAATGAGCTCTAAAATTTCAGATATTGTTCCTTCAATTCCTTATCAACATTACTCCCCCTTCGTCCCTCTACTTTAACCATCGTttaggcctcatttggttcatagggtaggaaataTCATAGGAATAGGAAAACTATCATaagtgagatgacatgtatctcagtTCCTATGGAAAGATGTCACTAGGATAGGAAAATTTTCATTGGGTCTAGAGTAATGTTTTCTTTCCTTTGAAAATGTGAAGTACTGATTCCTATCCTACATAGGAATAGGAACCTATTCTTACAAAGTAAAGGGCTCCAAAGGAAAAAAAAATCCCTACAAAATTCCTACCCTTAAGAATTCTTACAAAATTCCTCTAAACCAAAAGAGGCCTTAAATTTCCTAGACTTGTTCCATAGATCACTCAAATATCTCAATTGATCAATTCTTGACTACTTAATCCTGTAGGATTTCTAGCATCTGATTCATAGGATTTCACTAACCATGGCATCTGATTCCATGTTCTTACCTATTCTTGCGTTCTCAAGTTCCTACATAGGAGGCCAATAGGAGTAGAAACATTGATAAGCCCATGGAATCATAGCCTCAGTAAGCTGCAGATCAGAACTTGAGCCTTCGGGCTACTATATATCCAAGCAAGATATGCCTACTTAATGTTGGGAATCTTGGGATGGTAAAGAGCGTGGAAAATTGTGAAGACTGTGCATGTTGTTGGAACAGAAACCATGTACAACATGTAAATCTCAGGGCATCAAAAAGAGCTTCCTCAAATCTCAACATTATACCATTACAAAAAATGTTAAGACATACCATTGTTCATCAAAATATCCCAAGACTTCCTGAATTTTTTCCCTCGGTaggtatggagtttcttcatcatGGAAGAAATTCATGCCAATCAAATTCCCACAAGCATCAATAAGAGGCCCTCCAATCCCAGCCTATAGAACAAAGAAAAACATAAGTGACACCAGAAAAAGGGGATGCAAAAAAATGGTAATGCGTAATTAATACACAAATTCAATGATGCATTGATCATATTTCTAATACAAATAATTGTTTTGCAACATGCGAAACATACAAGCAGGCAAAATATACATATACCTTGGTGATTTTACAAGTGGAaatcccaagctcttcgcaagcAAGTTTGCTTTTTCTGTCAATTAACACCCCTCTTGAGGCCATTAATTTTGGACGTTCAAAGAGACGCCCTACAGCTAAAACCTCAATATTAGGGGTGAAAGAAATACGCTCTTCCACATCCACTGCACAAGAACTGTAGGAACCCATGATCTCAACAACTGCAACATTATAGCGTAGATCATAATGTTTCAATGTCCCCGTGACATGTTGTTTATTATTAAGGTGCACTTCAATCTGCAATGATAAGGTTAAACCAGTGTCATAAACGGACAAACAAAAGGCACAAACAATGATGCGCATTGCCAATACCAACCCGCAAGTTATCATCAATCTTGTTTCCATCGCCAGAAGTTTTAACCAAACTTGCTGTAGTAAGGATTCTCACGGGATTACAGTTTATATATACGCCTGTGCAAGCAAAACACCTTGAATTTCCTGCACACATCATAATTTGGTCAATAATAATCGGGGAAATAAGGAAAAATAAAAGCGAGAATACGACGAACAAAAATCACCATTGAATGAAGCAAGTGAGACAACACATTCAGACATAGTTAAAGCAACATTTTCACTGAGTGTGCTCCAGGTATTATCCTCAAATTCCTCTTCAAAAGAGTTAATCACATGCGTACCATCTGTTTAAAGAAACACGACATGTCAGTTGAAAATTAAGTGGTTGCAACAATGAAGGGGTACTCAGAAAATTAATGGAAAATAATGGGCATATGATAATATTAATTACCAACGAATGAAGCAAGGGAGACAAAACTTTCTGATAGTTCTGACTCAATCTGTTTGGTGCGTTCACTCGAGGAACTTTGACAGGATTTAACCAAGTTACCAAATCCATCTTCAAATGTAATATCTGGATGGATAGGTCCTAGTTAATTAAAGAAACATGGTACAGGTAAACAATTGTGAGTGCTACAACAGTTTGGCTGTGTAAAAATACTTGCAGGGGCAATAGAAGTATGAAGACTCACGTTGCATAAGTTTTGTTCAGATAGCATTTTGCTTTTTGTTAAAGCAACCTATGTGCTTGCCTCTTCGCTTGCGCATGCTTTTCTGCATCTTCCCAACCCTGGAGTCGATGAAACAATGTCATTTACAACTTGTAAAAACCATTATACTGGACACTATATTGACATTGACATTATAATAAATTATAATATATAAGCTAGCCTGGTATCTTAAAATACAAGTAACTTCACAGCAAAAGCCCAAAACTGATGAATCAATAATGAAAGCCGTGTACAGAGAAAGACACCTAGTGACATCAAACACCTCAACTAACCTAAAAAGAGAGTGAGAAACTAGCTGAGATGACAGCAAGAAAACAGATTTGCTAGCGATAAGGCATTAAGATAATACAAAAATCTAAGGGGCTGCTTGCATCCTTTGCCCAAACAGAAATAGCCCACCTAGCCTTGATGGGCTAGCTTTCTGCCAAAAGCAAGGAACCGCCATGGCAAGGCGTGCAGGTGCTGCAGGCAGTGTGGGGGTGAGTGAAAAGCTAGCAGTGTGGGGGTGAGTGAAAAGCTAGCAGTGACCATAGCAGCTTTCATACTCCTTTTACAGCTAAAACATCAGCTCTAATGACTGATTTTTCTGTTGACCTGCTGTTGCGTGTCCTGTTTTTTCCTATAATTTTTTAATCTCCTCTTCTCTTGTCAGTACTGTGCATATTTTGATCAGAGACTTGTACTTTTGAAAAAATTCAATGACACTAATCAAATCACTTGATGTACTAAGATTTTTGTTAAGAAAACAGATTTTTGTTGTTGCCTGTCATGTTTTTTCCTTTTTGAATCCCCTCTTCTCTTGTACTAAGCACTGAACATATTTTGATCAAAGACTTCAAACTTGCTGTAGTAAGGCTTTTAGGGTTAGGAAATATAGAGTTTGGGGGTAGGGGTTACCTTCCTCCGGCTGGTTGACCACCGGTGGCAGCGGGCATCGGGCGGCACGGGAGTGCGGCGTGGGCGCCATCAGCAGCACTGGTAGAAGAACGGCGGGGGGCTGGATCCGGGCGGGGGCGCCTCATGAACGTCCCGTATAAGAAGGGGCAGTGGAGAGGAAAGGAGTCGAAAtcgaggcggaggcggaggcggcggcggcggagggggaggggggtggggggtgagtgatctctctctctctctctaaagaTGCTCGAAGACCCGCACCTGCACCTggccggcccggcccggcccaaGTCTAAACTTGCCTGGCACGGCATGGCCGGCACATTTACTTTCGGTTTTTTAGGGGAGGCCGGCACATTTACTTACTTAAGGGTTGCATTTACTTACTTAAGGGTTGTGCCGTGCCCTTTTAGTATACTAGATGACCTGTCGCGCGAGACAAATTTGAAGCAAGAACTAAAAGAGACTACTTTGTTTTTTTTCTAGCAGACAATGTTGATGTATACTCTTTTGCGAAGTATCGTGGATCTGCATAAAAATATTTTTTTCTCATTTGTAATGTCGTGCTCAATTTTTTTATTCAAATGGCAAGCAAATAAATTTCTTTACTTAGGCTGGAGGCTTGCATGGAATATTTCTTTCTTGAATGCGGATCAAATCATCAATATGCCAGACAGAAGGGAAACCAAATAGCAACGACGAACAATTCAGTTTGCGATTAAGGAAAAGAATTGCTGAATTTCAAACTCGAAAGAAGGAAGCACTAAGTTAGTTTCTGCAAAATAGGAAAATTTGTATTGTTCTAACACTAATAGATTACAGAACAAAATCTGTCCAATAGAAAATTAGGCTTGATGCACTCAATACGCTTTAACGGGCAATAGTGTGGATGGCCTTAGGACCGCACAATCTCTAGGAAGCTATCTATTTATGAACGGAG
This genomic window from Aegilops tauschii subsp. strangulata cultivar AL8/78 chromosome 4, Aet v6.0, whole genome shotgun sequence contains:
- the LOC109750318 gene encoding uncharacterized protein isoform X1, which translates into the protein MQRPIHPDITFEDGFGNLVKSCQSSSSERTKQIESELSESFVSLASFVDGTHVINSFEEEFEDNTWSTLSENVALTMSECVVSLASFNGNSRCFACTGVYINCNPVRILTTASLVKTSGDGNKIDDNLRIEVHLNNKQHVTGTLKHYDLRYNVAVVEIMGSYSSCAVDVEERISFTPNIEVLAVGRLFERPKLMASRGVLIDRKSKLACEELGISTCKITKAGIGGPLIDACGNLIGMNFFHDEETPYLPREKIQEVLGYFDEQCMSNDSWSEPRDRYYIPAFYSIPYGLFGDEYFDNKKDAYSPSPVLC
- the LOC109750318 gene encoding uncharacterized protein isoform X4 encodes the protein MQHITFEDGFGNLVKSCQSSSSERTKQIESELSESFVSLASFVEEFEDNTWSTLSENVALTMSECVVSLASFNGNSRCFACTGVYINCNPVRILTTASLVKTSGDGNKIDDNLRIEVHLNNKQHVTGTLKHYDLRYNVAVVEIMGSYSSCAVDVEERISFTPNIEVLAVGRLFERPKLMASRGVLIDRKSKLACEELGISTCKITKAGIGGPLIDACGNLIGMNFFHDEETPYLPREKIQEVLGYFDEQCMSNDSWSEPRDRYYIPAFYSIPYGLFGDEYFDNKKDAYSPSPVLC
- the LOC109750318 gene encoding uncharacterized protein isoform X2 translates to MQHITFEDGFGNLVKSCQSSSSERTKQIESELSESFVSLASFVDGTHVINSFEEEFEDNTWSTLSENVALTMSECVVSLASFNGNSRCFACTGVYINCNPVRILTTASLVKTSGDGNKIDDNLRIEVHLNNKQHVTGTLKHYDLRYNVAVVEIMGSYSSCAVDVEERISFTPNIEVLAVGRLFERPKLMASRGVLIDRKSKLACEELGISTCKITKAGIGGPLIDACGNLIGMNFFHDEETPYLPREKIQEVLGYFDEQCMSNDSWSEPRDRYYIPAFYSIPYGLFGDEYFDNKKDAYSPSPVLC
- the LOC109750318 gene encoding uncharacterized protein isoform X3, yielding MQRPIHPDITFEDGFGNLVKSCQSSSSERTKQIESELSESFVSLASFVEEFEDNTWSTLSENVALTMSECVVSLASFNGNSRCFACTGVYINCNPVRILTTASLVKTSGDGNKIDDNLRIEVHLNNKQHVTGTLKHYDLRYNVAVVEIMGSYSSCAVDVEERISFTPNIEVLAVGRLFERPKLMASRGVLIDRKSKLACEELGISTCKITKAGIGGPLIDACGNLIGMNFFHDEETPYLPREKIQEVLGYFDEQCMSNDSWSEPRDRYYIPAFYSIPYGLFGDEYFDNKKDAYSPSPVLC